Genomic DNA from Shouchella patagoniensis:
TGTTAGTTCCAGACCTGGAATCCAAACACCTATCTCTAACTGTTCAAGTAATGAAAATGCATTAGCAGCGTATGGTCCTTTCATTAATTCTTCTATTTCATGAGTTGCTCGTTCCACAGCTACATCAGCTAACATAAAAGCGTAGTTTTTCATTTCTTTTTTCAGTTCCTTGTCAGGATTAAAGCCAAGAGTACTTATAAATCTTGCTGCCCGTAAAATTCGAAGTGGGTCTTGTGTAATTGCTTTTTTTGCATTATAAGACCGAAGCTTGCATAATTTTAAGTCTTTCTGACCATCTACATAATCAAGTACGTTACCCGTTTCATCAAAAGCTAAAGAGTTAATTGTAAAATCCCGGTTTTTAACGTCTTCTTCAAGCGTCTCTCCCCTAAAAGAAGTAATTTCAAAATGAGATTGATTATAATGAACAAGTATCGTTTGATGGCTCCTGTTCACTTGAACCGTTTTAACAAATAAATCCTTAATCGTATCTACCGTTGCCGAGGTCGCAATATCAATGTCATGTATGTCACGTTTAAGTAAATAATCACGTACGGCTCCACCAACAATTAAAGCCTCGTATCCTGAATCATTAATTCGTTTTACACAAGCAAGTGCATTTTGCCAACTCATTACATCGTATCTCCTTGTAACATTTTCTCATATAGCCGCTCATACTGACTAACAATATACTGCGAATAAAAAGTCTTCTTCACCCGTGTTAATGCCGCTTCTTTAAACGAATCGTGCAACTGTTCATCACTAAGTAATTGAATCGCCTTTTCCGCAACTTCTTCAATATGACCAAGCTCAACAAGAAATCCACTTACTCCATCTTCAATTACTTCCGGGATTCCACCAATTGAGGTTCCAATAACTGGAACTCCACACGCCATCGCCTCTAACGCAACAAGACCAAAACTTTCTTTTTCACTTAATAAAAGCATGAGATCGCTCATAGATAGAAGCTCTGCTATATGTTTTTGGTTACCAAGTAACAAAACATGGTCTTCTAATCCTTGCTCAATCACAAATTGTCTCGCAATCGGTACTTCTGGACCGTTTCCTATTAACAACAATTTAGCTCGTCGCTTGCGCATAATGAGTTGAAAACTTTTTAAAATGTCAACAATTCGCTTCACAGGTCGGAAATTAGAAATATGTATAATAACATCCTCATCTTCTAGAATACCATAATGTGCTCGCAAGCCTTCCACTGGCTTTGGATAATAAACATGCTCATCAATAAAGTTATAAACCGTTTCAATTGGTTTAGTTGTACTTACAAGCTCTTTGGTTTGGCCTACTAAATTATTTGAAACAGCTGTTACCATATCTGATTGTTCAATACCAAATTTAATCAGTTGTCTAAGAGAGGGATCAAACCCTAATACAGTTATATCTGTACCGTGTAATGTTGTCATAATCTTTATGTCTCTTCCACTCATTTGTTTTGCAAGAATGGCACAAACTGCATGAGGAACGGCATAATGAACATGTAAGAAATCAAGGTTATGCGTACGAATCACTTCAGCAATTTTACTAGCAGCAGTTAAATCATGTGGCGGGTGTTTAAATACCGCATATTGATTTACTTCTACTTCATGAAAGAAGATATTTGGATAAATTCGATCATCTAAACGAAATGGAATTTCACTCGTAATGAAATGAACTTCATGTCCTCTTGATGCAAGTTGTTTTCCGAGTTCAGTTGCGACGACACCAGAGCCTCCAACAGTTGGATAACAAGTAATCCCTATTTTTTTCTTTTTCACTTACGTTCCGCACCCTTCTAATAAATTAGACATGAGTAGTGGCTTTTCGGTTTTAAACCCTTCAGCTAATCGGACGCCCACTTGTTTGCCAAAGATACGATCACGAGCTTGTACCGATTCGATGTAATCATCAGTTAGCGGTGTTCGCACGCCTTCTACTGGCGCAAATTGGCTTGCATAAGCTTGTAAAGCTTGTTGTTTCTTTTCATAAACAGA
This window encodes:
- a CDS encoding CCA tRNA nucleotidyltransferase codes for the protein MSWQNALACVKRINDSGYEALIVGGAVRDYLLKRDIHDIDIATSATVDTIKDLFVKTVQVNRSHQTILVHYNQSHFEITSFRGETLEEDVKNRDFTINSLAFDETGNVLDYVDGQKDLKLCKLRSYNAKKAITQDPLRILRAARFISTLGFNPDKELKKEMKNYAFMLADVAVERATHEIEELMKGPYAANAFSLLEQLEIGVWIPGLELTEPHYRELKLLPIEKREDVIRAWFEFALCIKSIVFLEGIPLSNKNKTFLKQAFKSYQRRLLASWTKWEMYQAGPKIVSFVEQSRRKKKLDALSPEEIEVRFEQLPIKNASELAISGKDLLEVTHDQAGPWIKKELVFLQQSVIEAVVPNEKESLLAFFANRKEVQG
- the bshA gene encoding N-acetyl-alpha-D-glucosaminyl L-malate synthase BshA, which codes for MKKKKIGITCYPTVGGSGVVATELGKQLASRGHEVHFITSEIPFRLDDRIYPNIFFHEVEVNQYAVFKHPPHDLTAASKIAEVIRTHNLDFLHVHYAVPHAVCAILAKQMSGRDIKIMTTLHGTDITVLGFDPSLRQLIKFGIEQSDMVTAVSNNLVGQTKELVSTTKPIETVYNFIDEHVYYPKPVEGLRAHYGILEDEDVIIHISNFRPVKRIVDILKSFQLIMRKRRAKLLLIGNGPEVPIARQFVIEQGLEDHVLLLGNQKHIAELLSMSDLMLLLSEKESFGLVALEAMACGVPVIGTSIGGIPEVIEDGVSGFLVELGHIEEVAEKAIQLLSDEQLHDSFKEAALTRVKKTFYSQYIVSQYERLYEKMLQGDTM